A genomic segment from Pseudomonas sp. S09G 359 encodes:
- a CDS encoding helix-turn-helix domain-containing protein, whose amino-acid sequence MTKTAIPVFKLYGESQQWPTPDLLHCETISRRSREYQWEIQPHRHADLCQLLYVHKGQAQLEIEGQRTTLNEATLQVLPPLCVHGFRFSEDVEGYVVTLAAPLVSHLQAQLGAAVDGLQALGSYPAGKDRDYLNSQFARLQDEYADEQPARDMMMHALVSVLLVWISRQAIQRRHPRAPRGREYFRRFTQLVEQHYREHPKIEDLAHKLGISVSHLNGTCRELGGQPALQIMHDRQLLEAKRLLTYTSMTINEMSEVLGFSDPTNFSRLFRRRVGFSPKAFREQLKAEQPT is encoded by the coding sequence ATGACCAAAACCGCGATTCCGGTCTTCAAGCTTTACGGGGAAAGCCAGCAATGGCCGACACCCGATTTGTTGCACTGTGAAACCATTTCCCGGCGCAGTCGGGAATACCAGTGGGAAATCCAGCCCCACCGGCACGCGGATCTGTGCCAGTTGCTCTACGTGCACAAAGGCCAGGCACAGTTGGAAATCGAAGGCCAGCGCACCACGCTCAACGAAGCCACGTTGCAGGTATTACCCCCGCTGTGTGTGCACGGGTTCCGTTTTTCGGAAGATGTCGAAGGCTACGTGGTAACCCTGGCGGCGCCGCTGGTCAGCCATTTGCAAGCCCAATTGGGCGCCGCCGTGGACGGCCTGCAGGCCCTCGGCAGCTACCCGGCGGGCAAGGACCGCGACTACCTCAATAGCCAGTTCGCGCGCCTGCAGGACGAATACGCCGATGAGCAACCCGCCCGGGACATGATGATGCACGCCCTGGTCAGCGTGTTATTGGTGTGGATCAGCCGCCAGGCGATCCAGCGGCGTCACCCACGGGCCCCGAGGGGGCGCGAGTATTTCCGGCGCTTCACCCAACTGGTCGAGCAGCACTACCGTGAACACCCGAAAATTGAGGACTTGGCCCACAAGCTCGGCATCTCGGTCTCACACCTGAACGGCACATGTCGGGAATTGGGCGGGCAGCCTGCATTGCAGATCATGCATGACCGCCAATTGCTGGAAGCCAAGCGCCTGCTGACCTACACCAGCATGACCATCAATGAAATGTCGGAGGTATTGGGGTTTTCCGACCCAACCAACTTCTCCCGGCTGTTTCGCCGACGGGTCGGGTTCTCGCCCAAGGCATTTCGCGAACAGTTAAAGGCCGAGCAGCCTACCTGA
- the pobA gene encoding 4-hydroxybenzoate 3-monooxygenase: protein MKTQVAIIGAGPSGLLLGQLLHNAGIQTLILERQSADYVQGRIRAGVLEQGMVDLLREAGVSQRMDAEGLVHDGFELALNGQLTHIDLKALTGGQSVMIYGQTEVTRDLMAARAAAGATTLYEACNVQPHDLKSDRPWLTFEHAGEAFRLDCDYIAGCDGFHGIARQSIPAESLKVFERVYPFGWLGILADTPPIHPELVYAKHPRGFALCSMRSPTRSRYYLQVPVDEALDEWPDARFWDELKTRLPSDLAEQLVTGPSIEKSIAPLRSFVVEPMQYGRLFLLGDAAHIVPPTGAKGLNLAASDVSTLFRILLKVYREGRVELLERYSAICLRRVWKAERFSWWMTSMLHQFPQADGFSQRIAQSELEYFIGSEAGRRTIAENYVGLPYEAIE, encoded by the coding sequence CTGAAAACCCAAGTCGCCATCATTGGCGCCGGTCCCTCCGGACTGTTGCTCGGCCAGCTGCTGCACAACGCCGGCATCCAAACCCTGATCCTTGAGCGCCAGAGCGCCGATTACGTGCAAGGCCGCATCCGCGCCGGGGTGCTGGAGCAAGGCATGGTCGACCTGCTGCGCGAGGCCGGCGTGAGCCAACGCATGGATGCCGAGGGCCTGGTGCATGACGGCTTCGAACTGGCGCTCAATGGCCAGCTCACGCATATCGACCTCAAAGCCTTGACCGGCGGCCAATCGGTGATGATCTACGGCCAGACCGAAGTCACCCGCGACCTGATGGCCGCCCGCGCCGCCGCTGGTGCCACCACCCTGTACGAGGCGTGCAACGTACAGCCTCACGACCTGAAAAGTGATCGGCCCTGGCTGACTTTCGAGCACGCGGGCGAGGCGTTTCGCCTGGACTGCGACTACATCGCCGGGTGCGACGGTTTCCACGGTATTGCCCGCCAGTCGATCCCGGCTGAATCGCTGAAGGTCTTCGAGCGCGTCTACCCGTTCGGCTGGCTGGGGATTCTTGCCGATACGCCGCCCATTCACCCGGAGTTGGTGTACGCCAAGCACCCGCGTGGCTTTGCCTTGTGCAGCATGCGTTCGCCGACCCGCAGCCGTTACTACCTGCAAGTGCCGGTCGACGAGGCGCTGGATGAATGGCCGGATGCACGCTTTTGGGATGAACTGAAAACCCGCCTGCCCAGCGATCTGGCAGAGCAGTTGGTGACCGGCCCGTCGATCGAAAAAAGCATCGCGCCGTTGCGCAGTTTTGTGGTGGAACCGATGCAGTACGGGCGCCTGTTCCTGCTGGGGGACGCCGCGCATATCGTGCCGCCTACCGGGGCCAAGGGCTTGAACCTGGCGGCCAGTGACGTGAGCACGCTATTTCGGATCTTGCTCAAGGTGTATCGCGAGGGGCGGGTGGAGTTGCTCGAGCGCTATTCCGCCATCTGCCTGCGCCGGGTGTGGAAGGCCGAGCGGTTCTCATGGTGGATGACCTCCATGCTGCACCAGTTTCCGCAGGCGGATGGTTTCAGCCAGCGTATTGCCCAGAGCGAACTGGAGTATTTCATCGGCTCCGAAGCCGGTCGCAGAACCATCGCGGAAAATTACGTCGGGCTTCCTTACGAAGCTATCGAATAG
- a CDS encoding MDR family MFS transporter — protein sequence MTQLNQPAAPLPAVRSILASLMMAIFLGALDQTIVAVSMPAISAQFHDVNLLAWVISGYMVAMTVAVPIYGKLGDLYGRRPMMLIGMGLFTVASLFCGMAQSMEQLVLARVLQGIGAGGMISVSQAIIGDIIPPRERGRYQGYFSGMYAVASVAGPVLGGYMTEYLSWRWVFLINLPLGAGAWYVAHRTLVGLPVPQRKPIIDYLGTVLMIIGLSALLLGITEIGQGHHWRDDEVLGLLACALVALSLFVWHERRAREPLLPMHLFANRSAVLCWCTVFFTSFQAISLTVLMPLRFQTVTGGGADSAALHLLPLAMGLPMGAYSAGRMTSVTGRYKPMILSGALLSPLAILGMAFSAPQDVLLTGVFMLLCGIAAGMQFPTSLVGSQNSVEQRDIGVATSTTNLFRSLGGAVGVACMSALLLALLQDSSFAHLASGALVAEGSSGNVLLDGLNAAPGPAQDALRGELGVTFRHLLMVSAAVSLLGLAAAIAMPNRVLRGREDKAK from the coding sequence GTGACTCAGCTCAATCAGCCCGCTGCACCGCTGCCCGCGGTGCGCAGTATTCTCGCCTCGTTGATGATGGCGATCTTCCTCGGCGCCTTGGACCAGACCATTGTCGCCGTGTCCATGCCGGCCATTTCCGCGCAATTCCATGACGTCAACCTGCTGGCCTGGGTGATCTCCGGCTATATGGTGGCGATGACGGTGGCAGTGCCGATTTACGGCAAGCTCGGCGATCTGTACGGGCGCCGGCCGATGATGTTGATCGGCATGGGCCTGTTCACCGTGGCGTCGCTGTTCTGCGGCATGGCCCAAAGCATGGAGCAACTGGTGCTGGCGCGGGTGCTGCAGGGCATCGGCGCCGGGGGGATGATCTCGGTGAGCCAGGCGATCATCGGCGATATCATCCCGCCCCGCGAGCGCGGGCGCTACCAGGGGTATTTCAGCGGCATGTACGCGGTGGCCAGCGTGGCCGGGCCGGTATTGGGCGGCTATATGACCGAGTACTTGTCGTGGCGCTGGGTGTTCCTGATCAACCTGCCCTTGGGCGCCGGTGCCTGGTATGTGGCCCATCGCACGCTGGTGGGGCTGCCGGTGCCGCAGCGCAAGCCGATCATCGATTACCTCGGCACGGTGCTGATGATTATCGGCCTGAGCGCCTTGTTGCTGGGCATCACCGAAATCGGCCAGGGGCATCATTGGCGTGATGATGAAGTGCTGGGGTTGTTGGCGTGCGCGTTGGTGGCCTTGAGCCTGTTTGTCTGGCACGAGCGCCGCGCACGCGAGCCCTTGCTGCCGATGCACCTGTTTGCCAACCGCAGTGCGGTGCTGTGTTGGTGCACGGTATTTTTCACCAGCTTCCAGGCGATTTCCCTGACGGTGCTGATGCCGCTGCGCTTTCAGACGGTTACCGGTGGCGGTGCCGACAGCGCCGCCTTGCATTTGCTGCCCCTGGCGATGGGCTTGCCCATGGGCGCGTATTCCGCCGGGCGCATGACCTCGGTGACCGGGCGCTATAAACCGATGATCCTTTCTGGCGCGTTGCTAAGCCCGCTGGCGATCCTTGGCATGGCCTTCAGCGCGCCCCAGGATGTGCTGCTGACCGGCGTGTTCATGTTGCTGTGCGGGATCGCCGCCGGCATGCAGTTCCCCACCTCCCTGGTGGGGTCGCAAAACTCGGTGGAACAACGCGACATCGGTGTCGCCACCAGTACCACCAACCTGTTTCGTTCCCTTGGTGGCGCGGTGGGGGTGGCGTGCATGTCGGCGTTGCTGCTGGCGCTGTTGCAGGATTCCAGCTTCGCCCACTTGGCCAGTGGTGCGCTGGTGGCCGAAGGCAGTTCCGGCAACGTGTTGCTCGATGGCCTGAACGCCGCCCCGGGCCCAGCGCAGGATGCCCTGCGCGGGGAGTTGGGGGTCACGTTCCGGCATTTGCTGATGGTCAGCGCGGCGGTATCGCTGCTGGGGCTGGCGGCGGCAATTGCGATGCCGAATCGGGTGCTGCGCGGCCGTGAAGACAAGGCCAAATAA
- a CDS encoding cache domain-containing protein, protein MKAMLRISWLLLLCFSQVHAATTEDKDAEAAKALLEKALAYYQSNGDKAFAAFSRQGEFVDHDRYVFVVDTHGVLLASGGPSSALIGRDVNEVLGPDLRESFQAALDVPEGQGIQQADYRWQNWNDGKVERKHVFYQRVGERIVAVGYYLPRATPEQARALRNKAATALLKDEAGTLKAINSLQGGFLQDDLYVFVVDLNTQRYVAHGTNLRLINTDFSKIKDPDGKPVGEPILKLLAEQDQGEYKYRWKNPVTDKVENKHAYVRKVGHFMVAVGYYSP, encoded by the coding sequence ATGAAGGCAATGCTGCGAATCAGCTGGCTGCTGCTGTTGTGTTTCAGCCAGGTGCATGCCGCAACCACCGAGGATAAGGACGCCGAGGCGGCCAAGGCCTTGCTCGAAAAAGCCCTGGCTTATTACCAGAGCAATGGCGACAAGGCGTTCGCCGCGTTCAGCCGCCAGGGCGAGTTTGTCGACCACGACCGCTACGTATTTGTGGTGGATACCCACGGCGTGCTGCTGGCCAGTGGCGGCCCCTCCTCCGCGCTGATCGGCCGGGATGTCAACGAAGTGCTCGGGCCGGATCTGCGCGAATCATTCCAGGCCGCACTTGATGTGCCGGAAGGCCAGGGCATCCAGCAGGCCGACTACCGCTGGCAGAACTGGAACGACGGCAAGGTCGAGCGCAAGCATGTGTTCTACCAGCGGGTGGGCGAGCGCATCGTGGCCGTCGGTTATTACCTGCCACGGGCCACCCCGGAACAAGCCCGGGCCCTGCGCAACAAGGCGGCCACCGCGCTGCTCAAGGATGAGGCCGGCACGCTCAAGGCCATCAACTCATTGCAGGGTGGTTTCCTGCAGGATGACCTCTATGTGTTCGTGGTGGACCTCAACACCCAGCGCTACGTGGCCCACGGCACCAACCTGCGGCTGATCAACACCGACTTCAGCAAGATCAAGGACCCCGACGGCAAACCGGTGGGCGAGCCGATCCTCAAGCTGTTGGCCGAGCAGGACCAGGGTGAGTACAAATACCGCTGGAAAAACCCGGTGACCGACAAGGTCGAGAACAAGCATGCCTATGTGCGCAAGGTCGGGCATTTCATGGTAGCGGTCGGGTACTACAGCCCCTAA
- a CDS encoding transporter substrate-binding domain-containing protein, with protein sequence MKTTITLCVLASLATSALADTAPSRLDAVLARGTLTVCTTGDYKPYTSLRSDGSYEGIDIAMAESLAKSLNAKIAWVPTTWKTLMPDFLAQRCDIAVGGISVSLERQKKAFFSQTLGVDGKIPLVRCADVQRYQTVEQINQPQVRVIEPAGGTNEVFARAHLGQAQIRLHDNVTIFDELLAGKADVMITDASEARYQQKLKPGLCAVNPDRQMQYSEKAFLLPRDDVAWKSYVDQWLHLSVATGVYDGIVNQWLAAP encoded by the coding sequence ATGAAAACAACAATAACCCTGTGCGTACTGGCGAGCCTGGCCACCTCCGCCCTGGCAGACACCGCCCCCTCGCGCCTTGACGCGGTGCTTGCCCGTGGCACGCTCACCGTCTGCACTACCGGCGACTACAAGCCCTACACGTCGCTGCGCTCCGACGGCAGCTATGAAGGCATCGACATCGCCATGGCCGAGTCCCTGGCCAAGAGCCTCAACGCCAAGATCGCCTGGGTGCCCACGACCTGGAAAACCCTGATGCCGGACTTCCTCGCCCAGCGCTGTGACATTGCCGTGGGCGGTATTTCGGTGTCCCTGGAGCGCCAGAAAAAAGCCTTCTTCAGCCAGACCCTCGGGGTGGACGGCAAGATTCCGCTGGTGCGCTGCGCCGATGTGCAGCGCTATCAGACCGTCGAGCAGATCAACCAGCCGCAGGTGCGTGTCATCGAACCGGCGGGCGGCACCAATGAGGTATTTGCCCGCGCCCACCTGGGCCAGGCGCAGATCCGCCTGCATGACAATGTCACGATCTTTGACGAATTGCTGGCGGGCAAGGCCGATGTGATGATCACCGATGCCAGCGAGGCGCGTTACCAGCAGAAGCTCAAGCCTGGGCTGTGCGCGGTCAACCCGGACCGGCAAATGCAATACAGCGAAAAGGCCTTCCTGCTGCCACGCGATGACGTGGCATGGAAAAGCTACGTCGACCAATGGCTGCACCTGAGCGTTGCCACCGGGGTATACGACGGCATCGTCAACCAATGGTTGGCAGCGCCCTGA
- a CDS encoding glutamine synthetase family protein, producing the protein MSVFASLHEAQSFLEQNPDIEMFELFILDNNGVPRGKLLHRDELLAVYASGRPLPSTILGLTINGDDVENSGLVWEVGDIDCRAYPISGSLQRMPWRLIPTAAVQVSMHPSEGLPATVADPRHLLAKVIEGLQADGYYPVMAAELEFYLLDQKPDSNGRPQPARDVDGGRPRSTQVYGLRELEQIEPFLADLYSACKLQGIPARTAISEYAPGQVEITLEHRADALQAMDEAVRYKRLVKGVAHKHGMTACFMAKPFDDLAGTGMHMHVSLADAEGNNLFASAAADGTPLLRQAVGGMLSTLLDALLMFCPNANSYRRFQTNSYAPLAATWGVDNRTVSLRVPGGPANSRHIEHRICGADANPYLAAAAILAGIHRGIREQRDPGAPVEGNGYAQAKELLPTDWLTTLRALEGSSWAREAFGSEFLGVYLAVKRAEYRQFMGEVGEQDWRWYLHQA; encoded by the coding sequence ATGAGTGTTTTTGCCAGCCTGCATGAAGCCCAGTCCTTCCTTGAGCAAAACCCGGACATTGAGATGTTCGAGCTGTTTATCCTCGACAACAACGGTGTGCCACGCGGCAAGTTATTGCACCGCGACGAGTTACTGGCGGTGTATGCCAGCGGCCGGCCGTTGCCCAGCACTATCCTTGGCCTGACCATTAATGGCGATGACGTGGAAAACTCCGGGCTGGTGTGGGAGGTGGGCGATATCGACTGCCGCGCCTACCCGATCAGCGGCAGTTTGCAGCGCATGCCGTGGCGCCTTATCCCCACGGCGGCGGTGCAAGTCAGCATGCACCCCAGCGAGGGCTTGCCCGCCACCGTGGCTGACCCCCGGCACCTGCTGGCAAAGGTAATCGAAGGGCTGCAGGCCGACGGTTATTACCCGGTGATGGCGGCGGAGCTGGAGTTCTACCTGCTCGACCAGAAGCCCGACAGCAACGGCCGCCCGCAACCGGCACGGGATGTGGACGGCGGGCGGCCACGCTCGACCCAGGTGTACGGCCTGCGCGAACTGGAGCAGATCGAGCCGTTCCTCGCCGACCTTTACAGCGCCTGCAAACTGCAAGGCATCCCGGCACGCACGGCGATTTCCGAATACGCCCCGGGCCAGGTGGAAATCACCCTGGAGCATCGCGCCGATGCGTTGCAGGCGATGGATGAAGCGGTGCGCTACAAACGCCTGGTCAAGGGCGTGGCGCACAAGCACGGGATGACCGCCTGCTTCATGGCCAAGCCGTTCGACGACCTGGCGGGCACCGGCATGCATATGCACGTGAGCCTGGCGGATGCCGAGGGCAACAACCTGTTCGCCAGCGCAGCCGCCGACGGCACGCCGCTGCTGCGCCAAGCAGTGGGGGGCATGCTCAGCACCTTGCTGGATGCGTTGCTGATGTTCTGCCCCAATGCCAACTCTTACCGGCGTTTCCAGACCAACAGCTATGCGCCGCTGGCCGCCACCTGGGGCGTCGACAACCGCACCGTCAGCCTGCGCGTGCCTGGCGGCCCGGCCAACTCGCGGCATATCGAGCACCGCATCTGCGGCGCCGACGCCAACCCCTACCTGGCGGCGGCGGCGATCCTCGCGGGTATACACCGGGGCATCCGCGAACAACGCGACCCCGGCGCCCCGGTGGAGGGCAACGGCTACGCCCAGGCCAAGGAGTTGCTGCCTACCGACTGGCTCACCACCCTGCGTGCGCTGGAAGGTTCGAGCTGGGCGCGGGAGGCGTTCGGCAGTGAGTTCCTGGGTGTGTACCTGGCGGTAAAACGTGCTGAATACCGCCAGTTCATGGGCGAGGTGGGTGAGCAGGATTGGCGCTGGTACCTGCATCAGGCGTGA
- a CDS encoding class I SAM-dependent methyltransferase: protein MSPQPPSPIEIEYAERCDREHARVCGDTRPPGLRRRLASWRDEWMVRQALKVAGEPGLVLDLACGSGRFWPVLAEHVNRVILASDNSQDMLDHACTHHPATLLKRVKTFQGSAFSIGLSANAVDCIFCLELFRHVPSSEGRLALLREFHRVSRDTVIISVNARTAAEDEFRQAGFKVLHQQEFMPGSSLWRVYVLRKRG, encoded by the coding sequence ATGTCGCCACAACCTCCCTCACCCATCGAGATTGAATACGCCGAGCGCTGTGACCGTGAGCACGCCAGGGTCTGCGGCGACACTCGGCCACCCGGTTTGCGGCGGCGCCTGGCGTCATGGCGCGACGAGTGGATGGTGCGCCAGGCGCTGAAAGTTGCCGGCGAACCGGGGCTGGTGCTGGACCTGGCCTGTGGCTCTGGGCGCTTTTGGCCGGTATTGGCCGAGCACGTCAACCGCGTGATCCTGGCCTCGGACAATTCCCAGGACATGCTCGACCACGCCTGCACCCACCACCCGGCGACGCTGCTCAAGCGCGTCAAGACGTTTCAGGGTTCGGCGTTTTCCATCGGGCTGTCGGCGAATGCGGTGGACTGCATTTTCTGCCTGGAATTGTTTCGCCATGTACCCAGCAGTGAAGGGCGGTTGGCGTTACTGCGCGAGTTCCACCGGGTCAGCCGCGACACGGTGATTATCTCCGTCAATGCGCGTACGGCCGCAGAAGATGAGTTCCGCCAGGCCGGCTTCAAGGTCCTGCACCAGCAGGAATTCATGCCAGGCTCCAGCCTGTGGCGGGTCTACGTGCTGCGTAAGAGAGGATAA
- the rnd gene encoding ribonuclease D: MAIDIHWICDNDSLGQHCAEWQQLPFVALDTEFMRVDTFYPIAGLIQIGDGVRAYLIDPLTIDNWQPLAALLENPAVIKVVHACSEDLEVLLRLTGSLPVPLFDTQLAAAYLNLGFSMGYSRLVQAVLDIELPKGETRSDWLQRPLSETQISYAAEDAVHLAEVYTRLRPRLSDDKYAWVLEDGAELVANLRREVDPYEVYRDAKLAWKLSRAQLAVLRELCAWREQQARARDLPRNRIIREHSLWPLAKSQPDNLAALGKIEDMHPRTVRQDGQFLLDLIKRAGSVPVDQWPPAVAEPLPVDAATLIKHLRALGQAEAERLDMAPELMLRKKTLEALVKSGYPDGPYKLPDSLRGWRRELMGQALLDSLATAGEQP; this comes from the coding sequence GTGGCCATCGATATTCACTGGATCTGCGACAACGATAGCCTCGGCCAGCATTGCGCCGAATGGCAGCAGTTGCCATTCGTCGCCCTCGACACCGAATTCATGCGGGTCGACACCTTTTATCCCATTGCCGGGCTGATCCAGATCGGTGATGGCGTGCGCGCTTACCTGATCGACCCCCTGACCATCGACAACTGGCAACCGTTGGCCGCCCTGTTGGAAAACCCTGCGGTGATCAAGGTGGTGCACGCTTGCAGTGAAGACCTTGAGGTGTTGCTGCGCTTGACCGGCAGCCTGCCGGTGCCGCTGTTCGACACCCAATTGGCCGCCGCGTACCTGAACCTTGGTTTCTCCATGGGGTATTCGCGCCTGGTGCAGGCCGTACTCGATATCGAGTTGCCCAAGGGCGAAACCCGTTCCGACTGGCTGCAGCGGCCGTTGTCGGAGACGCAAATCAGCTACGCCGCCGAAGACGCGGTGCACCTGGCCGAGGTCTATACCCGCCTGCGCCCGCGCCTGTCGGACGATAAATACGCCTGGGTGCTGGAAGACGGCGCCGAACTGGTGGCCAACCTGCGCCGTGAGGTCGACCCGTACGAGGTGTACCGCGACGCCAAGCTGGCGTGGAAACTGTCCCGTGCCCAACTCGCCGTGCTGCGCGAACTGTGTGCCTGGCGCGAGCAGCAGGCGCGTGCCCGTGACCTGCCGCGCAACCGCATCATTCGCGAACACTCGCTGTGGCCCCTGGCCAAATCCCAGCCGGATAACCTCGCCGCGCTGGGTAAGATTGAAGACATGCACCCGCGCACCGTCCGTCAGGATGGCCAGTTCCTGCTGGACCTGATCAAGCGTGCCGGCAGCGTACCCGTGGACCAATGGCCGCCCGCCGTGGCCGAGCCGTTGCCGGTAGACGCCGCTACACTGATCAAGCACCTGCGCGCCCTGGGCCAGGCCGAAGCCGAGCGCCTCGACATGGCGCCGGAACTGATGCTGCGCAAGAAAACCCTCGAAGCCCTGGTTAAAAGTGGCTACCCCGATGGGCCTTATAAATTGCCAGACTCGCTGCGTGGCTGGCGCCGCGAGTTGATGGGCCAAGCGCTGCTCGACAGCCTGGCCACTGCCGGAGAACAGCCTTGA
- a CDS encoding YcgL domain-containing protein, which translates to MKRICSIYRSLKKDGMYLYVLKSDALERVPEPLMAAFGKAHLAFEMILTPERKLSREDITVVLENLDKQGYHLQMPPAEDEYIEHLPEELLRRNDPM; encoded by the coding sequence TTGAAACGTATCTGCTCCATCTACCGCAGCCTGAAAAAAGACGGCATGTACCTCTACGTGCTCAAGAGCGACGCCCTGGAGCGTGTGCCGGAACCGTTGATGGCCGCCTTCGGCAAGGCTCATCTGGCGTTCGAGATGATACTGACGCCGGAGCGCAAGCTGTCGCGTGAAGACATCACGGTGGTTCTGGAAAACCTCGACAAGCAGGGCTACCACCTGCAAATGCCGCCGGCCGAGGACGAGTACATCGAACACTTGCCCGAAGAGCTGCTGCGTCGCAACGACCCGATGTGA
- a CDS encoding D-2-hydroxyacid dehydrogenase, whose translation MRVLIAEQDHPLYAQLLNEVAPDLEVLTSGDSAELSRLAADCPVWLGQPDLLATLLRQGHRPQWLQSTWAGITPLLAEGLPRDYRLTRAVGIYGQVMAEFVLTYMLGHEREVLARLVSQVERKWDNRTGQSLAGRKVLIVGTGDIGQSVAEFLLPFGVKLYGIASSEREQAPFLEVAGLDQLGRLVGEVDYVINLLPNTPNTHDLYDAALFKQFKPTGLFINVGRGVAVVDADLVEALKEGHLAGAVIDVCRQEPLPQRHPFWTAWGLLLTGHSSAPTSPPMMVALFLENLRAYQAKQALRGEVSFDRGY comes from the coding sequence ATGCGTGTTCTGATTGCTGAACAGGATCACCCGCTCTACGCCCAACTGCTCAATGAAGTGGCGCCGGACCTTGAGGTGCTCACCAGCGGCGACTCGGCCGAACTGTCGCGCCTGGCTGCCGATTGCCCGGTGTGGCTGGGCCAACCGGACCTGCTGGCCACGCTGCTGCGCCAGGGCCATCGCCCGCAGTGGCTGCAATCGACCTGGGCGGGCATCACGCCGCTGCTGGCCGAAGGCTTGCCGCGTGACTATCGCCTGACCCGCGCGGTGGGCATCTATGGCCAGGTCATGGCCGAATTTGTCCTCACTTATATGCTCGGCCATGAGCGCGAAGTGCTGGCGCGGCTGGTCAGCCAGGTCGAGCGCAAGTGGGACAACCGCACCGGCCAGAGCCTGGCCGGGCGCAAGGTGCTGATCGTCGGCACCGGCGATATTGGCCAGAGTGTCGCCGAGTTTCTGCTGCCGTTTGGCGTCAAGCTTTACGGCATCGCCAGCAGCGAGCGGGAGCAGGCGCCGTTTCTCGAAGTGGCCGGGCTCGATCAATTGGGCCGGCTGGTGGGCGAGGTGGATTATGTGATCAACCTGCTGCCCAACACGCCGAACACCCATGACCTGTACGACGCAGCGCTGTTTAAGCAATTCAAGCCGACCGGCCTGTTTATCAACGTCGGGCGCGGTGTGGCCGTCGTCGATGCCGACCTGGTCGAGGCCTTGAAAGAAGGGCACCTGGCCGGCGCGGTGATCGATGTGTGCCGCCAGGAACCGTTGCCACAACGCCATCCGTTCTGGACCGCCTGGGGCCTGCTGTTGACCGGGCACAGTTCCGCGCCGACATCGCCGCCGATGATGGTGGCGTTGTTCCTGGAAAATCTGCGCGCGTATCAGGCCAAGCAGGCCCTGCGCGGCGAAGTGAGTTTCGACCGCGGTTATTGA
- a CDS encoding nitroreductase family protein, with amino-acid sequence MTRVADYPIHTQFTDRWSPRAFTGESIPQETLLSFFEAARWAPSAYNSQPWRFLYARRDTPNWERFLGLLNEFNRNWAQHASALVIIASKTDFIAPGATEETPALWHTFDTGSAWGHLALQASLSGWHTHGMAGFDQELTRQELKIPEGYALHAAVAVGKLGDKSTLPEYLQGREAPSPRKPLSELVSEGDFSL; translated from the coding sequence ATGACCCGTGTTGCCGACTATCCGATCCACACCCAGTTCACCGACCGCTGGTCGCCTCGCGCCTTTACCGGCGAGAGTATCCCGCAAGAAACCCTGCTGAGCTTTTTCGAAGCCGCACGCTGGGCGCCGTCGGCGTACAACTCGCAGCCTTGGCGTTTTCTCTACGCGCGCCGTGACACGCCGAACTGGGAGCGTTTCCTGGGCCTGCTCAATGAGTTCAACCGTAACTGGGCGCAGCACGCGTCGGCCCTGGTGATCATCGCCTCGAAAACCGACTTTATCGCCCCTGGCGCCACGGAAGAAACCCCGGCGCTGTGGCACACCTTCGACACCGGCTCGGCCTGGGGCCACCTGGCGCTGCAAGCCAGCCTCAGCGGCTGGCACACCCACGGCATGGCCGGCTTCGATCAGGAGCTGACCCGCCAGGAGCTGAAGATTCCAGAAGGTTATGCGCTGCACGCGGCCGTCGCCGTCGGCAAACTGGGGGACAAGTCGACCTTGCCGGAATACCTGCAAGGCCGTGAAGCGCCAAGCCCGCGCAAGCCGCTGAGCGAGTTGGTCTCGGAAGGTGATTTCAGCCTCTGA
- a CDS encoding YcgN family cysteine cluster protein — translation MAAKVEPFWIRKTLEHLDQEEWESLCDGCGLCCLQKLEDEDDNSVYYTRIACKLLDLKTCQCSDYPNRRASVPDCIQLTPGQADQFKWLPPTCGYRLVSERKDLPLWHHLVCGDRDAVHHERISQSGRMLSEGSVPEDDWEDYLIFRAG, via the coding sequence ATGGCCGCCAAAGTCGAACCTTTCTGGATACGCAAAACCCTTGAACACCTCGATCAGGAGGAGTGGGAGTCGTTGTGCGACGGCTGTGGCCTGTGCTGCCTGCAAAAGCTCGAAGACGAAGATGACAACAGCGTCTATTACACGCGTATCGCCTGCAAACTGCTGGACCTGAAAACCTGCCAGTGCAGCGACTACCCCAACCGCCGCGCCTCGGTGCCCGACTGCATCCAGCTCACCCCGGGCCAGGCCGACCAGTTCAAATGGCTGCCGCCCACCTGCGGCTATCGCCTGGTCAGCGAGCGCAAGGACCTGCCCTTGTGGCACCACCTGGTCTGCGGCGACCGCGATGCCGTGCACCATGAACGCATTTCCCAGTCCGGGCGCATGCTCAGCGAAGGCAGCGTGCCCGAAGATGACTGGGAGGATTACCTGATTTTCCGCGCGGGTTAA